In Odontesthes bonariensis isolate fOdoBon6 chromosome 22, fOdoBon6.hap1, whole genome shotgun sequence, one genomic interval encodes:
- the prkab1a gene encoding 5'-AMP-activated protein kinase subunit beta-1a: MGNTSSERAAMGQGEKAQRRDSRGIKEGEIPKILMDSPEDADIFHGEDMKAPLEKEEFLAWQQDLEAEDKGPTLDRPTVFRWTGDGKEVFISGSFNNWANKIPLIRSQNTFVAIVDLPEGEHQYKFYVDGQWTHDPTEPVVTSQLGTFNNIIQVKKTDFEVFDALMVDSQKCSDMSDLSSSPPGPYHQDAYAPKQEEKIKSPPILPPHLLQVILNKDTGISCDPALLPEPNHVMLNHLYALSIKDGVMVLSATHRYKKKYVTTLLYKPI; this comes from the exons ATGGGGAACACGAGCAGCGAGAGGGCTGCCATGGGCCAGGGGGAGAAGGCCCAGCGGCGGGACAGCCGGGGAATCAAGGAGGGGGAGATCCCGAAGATCCTGATGGATAGCCCAGAGGACGCAGATATTTTTCATGGAGAAGATATGAAG GCTCCCTTAGAGAAGGAGGAGTTCCTTGCATGGCAGCAAGACTTAGAAGCCGAGGACAAAGGCCCGACTCTAGATCGACCTACAGTCTTTCGCTGGACTGGAGATGGAAAGGAGGTGTTCATCTCTGGGTCCTTCAACAACTGGGCCAACAAGATTCCCCTGATTAGAAG TCAGAACACCTTTGTGGCAATCGTTGATCTACCTGAAGGGGAGCATCAGTACAAGTTTTATGTGGACGGGCAGTGGACCCATGATCCAACTGAG CCCGTCGTAACCAGCCAGCTCGGCACATTTAACAATATCATCCAGGTGAAGAAAACTGACTTTGAGGTGTTTGACGCCCTCATGGTGGattcacagaagtgctctgacATGTCAG ACCTCTCCAGCTCTCCTCCCGGACCTTATCATCAGGACGCTTATGCCCCTAAACAGGAGGAGAAGATCAAGTCTCCACCCATACTccctcctcacctcctccagGTCATCCTCAACAAAGACACTGGAATTTCT TGCGATCCTGCATTACTTCCAGAGCCCAACCATGTTATGCTGAACCACCTTTATGCCCTGTCCATCAAG